One stretch of Pseudoramibacter sp. DNA includes these proteins:
- the glgA gene encoding glycogen synthase GlgA: protein MDKLKILFAASEAFPFAKSGGLGDVIGSLPKAFPPEETDVRVVIPKYGCIPETYTRQFKFIKSFYVHIGSNDQYCGILEYKSDNVTFYFLDNEYYFKRPGLYGYYDEAERFIFFCRAVLEFIPYVDFYPDVLHCHDWQTALIPYLYKEQYSWHYQNMKTVFTIHNLKFQGVYGFKDIANLINFDYFPSTLEFYKDVNFMKGALYSSDLVTTVSPTYAEEIKDPYYGENLDGVIRDIADHEVGILNGINVKEYNPQTDPHIWENFTTDYRKKVKNKTALQQYLNLPVDPNKPVVAMITRLTEQKGLDLIAAVIHEILQMELQFVVLGTGEAGYENMLRDVAGCYPDKMRACITFDEDLSRKIYAGSDMFLMPSKFEPCGLSQMIAMRYGSIPIVRETGGLKDTVHYYNAQTKEGNGYSFATYNAHDMLFTIQKAVGLFYDYKDDWKQLTRNALLSDFNWSHSAETYLYYYKKICGRLN, encoded by the coding sequence ATGGATAAACTTAAAATATTGTTTGCAGCTTCTGAAGCCTTTCCTTTTGCTAAAAGCGGCGGCTTGGGAGATGTCATTGGTTCGCTGCCAAAGGCCTTTCCGCCAGAAGAAACAGATGTCCGTGTTGTCATCCCAAAATACGGATGTATTCCGGAAACATACACACGCCAATTTAAGTTTATCAAATCATTTTATGTTCATATCGGCTCAAATGATCAGTATTGCGGCATCTTAGAATACAAAAGCGACAATGTCACGTTTTATTTTCTGGATAACGAATACTATTTCAAGCGCCCGGGATTATACGGCTATTACGATGAAGCCGAACGCTTCATCTTTTTCTGCCGCGCTGTTTTAGAGTTTATCCCTTATGTCGATTTTTATCCGGATGTTCTCCACTGCCACGACTGGCAGACCGCATTGATCCCCTATTTATACAAAGAACAATACAGTTGGCATTATCAGAATATGAAAACTGTCTTCACCATTCACAATTTAAAATTTCAAGGGGTCTATGGTTTTAAAGATATTGCTAATCTCATTAACTTTGATTATTTCCCATCAACCCTGGAATTTTACAAAGATGTCAACTTTATGAAAGGGGCTCTGTATTCTTCTGACCTAGTCACAACTGTTTCTCCGACATATGCAGAAGAAATCAAAGATCCGTATTACGGGGAAAATTTAGACGGCGTCATCCGCGATATTGCTGACCATGAAGTGGGCATCTTAAACGGCATCAACGTGAAAGAATACAATCCTCAAACGGATCCTCACATTTGGGAAAATTTCACCACAGATTACCGCAAAAAAGTTAAAAATAAAACCGCACTTCAGCAATATTTGAATCTTCCGGTCGATCCCAACAAACCGGTTGTCGCCATGATCACCCGCCTGACCGAACAGAAGGGCCTGGATCTCATCGCCGCCGTCATTCATGAAATTCTGCAGATGGAACTGCAGTTTGTCGTGCTCGGCACTGGCGAGGCGGGATATGAAAATATGCTTCGCGATGTCGCCGGCTGTTATCCGGACAAAATGCGGGCTTGCATTACTTTCGACGAAGATTTATCCCGAAAGATTTATGCCGGATCAGATATGTTTTTGATGCCTTCGAAATTTGAACCCTGCGGGCTTTCACAGATGATCGCCATGCGATACGGTTCAATTCCGATTGTGCGGGAAACAGGCGGGTTAAAAGATACCGTTCACTATTACAACGCCCAGACAAAAGAAGGCAACGGTTATTCTTTTGCAACGTACAATGCCCACGACATGCTGTTTACTATTCAAAAGGCCGTAGGTTTATTTTACGATTATAAAGACGATTGGAAACAATTAACCCGAAATGCCCTGCTCAGTGATTTTAATTGGTCTCACTCCGCAGAGACTTATCTCTATTACTACAAAAAAATTTGCGGCAGATTAAACTAA
- a CDS encoding GTP pyrophosphokinase, with product METNQKNQTINSIYGDYQKHLCEILETLTNRLSKANETYRLKNGEALYEHINGRIKSEQSMRDKCRRRGLPCTPYSALHELTDAIGLRIVTTFREDINQVIETIEHFEDCRIIEKKDYIHNVKPNGYRSYHLILDYETPFEDVCGHTPGHYFVEIQLRTIAMDTWASLEHQVSYKKNIDPKREKLIRQELKRCADELASCDISMQTIRNLIREDHSHENTTR from the coding sequence ATGGAAACGAATCAAAAAAATCAAACGATCAATAGTATTTACGGCGATTATCAAAAACATCTTTGTGAAATTCTCGAGACTCTGACAAATCGCTTAAGCAAAGCAAATGAAACCTACCGCCTGAAAAACGGTGAGGCATTATATGAACATATCAACGGGCGCATCAAAAGCGAACAAAGCATGCGCGACAAATGCAGACGCCGCGGTCTGCCCTGCACGCCCTATTCGGCACTGCATGAACTGACCGACGCCATCGGGCTGCGCATTGTCACAACGTTTAGGGAAGATATTAATCAAGTGATCGAAACGATCGAGCATTTTGAAGACTGCAGGATTATTGAAAAAAAAGACTATATTCACAATGTCAAGCCCAACGGTTACCGCAGCTACCATCTCATTCTCGATTATGAGACGCCTTTTGAAGATGTCTGTGGGCACACGCCGGGACATTATTTTGTAGAAATCCAGCTCCGTACCATCGCGATGGACACTTGGGCCAGTCTGGAGCACCAAGTCTCGTATAAAAAAAATATCGATCCGAAACGGGAAAAGCTGATTCGCCAGGAACTCAAACGCTGCGCCGATGAACTTGCATCCTGTGACATTTCTATGCAAACCATTCGAAATCTAATTAGAGAGGACCATTCTCATGAAAATACTACTCGCTGA
- a CDS encoding glycoside hydrolase family 13 protein, whose amino-acid sequence MPNQPGLLWYHFQFEAYNHQYQYGTQSDHLGGEGEIYDRRDDVPSYQITLFDEGRTVPEWYKNGIMYQIFPDRFAKPQNPTYHPQYFPSSMIHGNWNDTPHYFRNADGSIEYWDYFGGTLEGIIEKLDYLKTLHVSILYLNPIFEANSNHKYNTADYKKIAREFGNEEIFKRLCAEAQKRSIRIILDGVFNHTGDDSIYFNKYGRFDSLGAYQSKDSPYYNWYRFSHYPDQYDSWWGIGNMPDVEENNPDYRNYIFNSENSVINKWTQDGASGWRLDVADELPDDFIADLKSALMKKNEDAVLIGEVWENASNKISYGVQRQYFMGHELDGVMNYPFRQTFIDFLLYHISSKTAVRQMMSLYETYPKEQFMSNMNLIDSHDRPRALTVLAGVDDQQMTDSEKEHFRLKPEQRALAVKRLKLLSLIQMTFPGIPCIYYGDEAGCEGFGDPYNRGTYPWGNEDRELLKWYEAITTLRAKSKTLAHGIWYPIKTTDDLLAYLRVYKQTVILCLFNRSDHAFVTLKHNLFRNVIGREMLLHTWEKLDGITVKPLSAKIYRLQITASKLFQNNQHEIKNLLTQVIDDENT is encoded by the coding sequence ATGCCGAATCAGCCTGGTCTGCTCTGGTACCATTTCCAATTTGAAGCTTACAATCATCAATACCAATATGGAACGCAGTCTGACCATCTCGGCGGTGAAGGTGAAATTTACGATCGCCGCGACGATGTCCCCTCTTATCAAATCACCCTTTTTGACGAAGGCAGAACTGTTCCAGAATGGTATAAAAATGGTATTATGTACCAAATTTTTCCAGACCGTTTTGCGAAACCGCAAAACCCCACTTACCACCCACAGTATTTTCCATCTTCGATGATACATGGCAATTGGAACGACACGCCCCATTATTTTAGAAATGCGGACGGCTCCATCGAGTATTGGGATTATTTTGGCGGCACTCTGGAAGGGATTATCGAAAAACTAGATTATTTAAAAACCCTTCACGTCTCCATCCTCTACCTCAATCCCATTTTTGAAGCCAACAGCAATCATAAATACAATACGGCTGATTATAAAAAAATTGCCCGGGAATTCGGCAATGAAGAAATTTTCAAACGGTTATGCGCAGAAGCTCAAAAGCGAAGCATCCGCATCATATTAGACGGTGTTTTTAACCACACCGGCGACGATTCCATTTACTTTAACAAATACGGCCGTTTTGATTCTCTCGGTGCCTATCAGTCCAAAGATTCTCCTTACTACAACTGGTATCGCTTCAGTCATTATCCGGATCAATACGATTCCTGGTGGGGAATCGGCAATATGCCTGACGTTGAAGAAAACAATCCGGATTATCGAAATTATATTTTTAACAGCGAAAACAGTGTCATCAATAAATGGACTCAGGATGGGGCCTCTGGATGGCGGCTGGATGTTGCCGACGAACTGCCCGATGATTTTATTGCGGATTTAAAATCTGCTTTGATGAAAAAAAATGAAGATGCGGTTCTGATCGGAGAAGTGTGGGAAAACGCTTCCAACAAGATTTCATACGGTGTCCAGCGCCAATACTTTATGGGCCATGAACTCGACGGTGTCATGAACTATCCTTTCCGTCAGACCTTTATTGATTTTCTCTTATATCATATCTCATCAAAAACTGCAGTGCGGCAAATGATGTCTCTCTATGAGACATACCCAAAAGAACAATTCATGTCCAACATGAATCTCATCGATTCCCATGACCGTCCCCGTGCCCTGACCGTACTTGCCGGCGTCGATGATCAGCAAATGACAGACAGCGAAAAAGAACATTTTCGATTAAAACCTGAACAGCGCGCCCTTGCTGTAAAACGTCTCAAATTGCTCAGTCTCATCCAGATGACCTTTCCCGGCATTCCCTGTATTTATTACGGCGATGAAGCCGGCTGTGAAGGTTTCGGCGATCCCTACAACAGAGGGACCTATCCCTGGGGAAATGAAGACCGAGAATTATTAAAATGGTATGAAGCCATCACCACACTTCGGGCTAAGAGCAAAACGCTCGCACACGGCATATGGTATCCAATAAAAACAACCGACGACCTTTTGGCCTATCTTCGCGTGTATAAACAAACGGTCATTCTCTGCCTGTTTAATCGATCCGACCACGCTTTTGTAACACTTAAACACAATCTTTTCCGCAATGTGATCGGCAGAGAAATGCTCCTTCATACCTGGGAAAAATTAGACGGCATTACAGTAAAGCCCCTCTCTGCAAAAATCTACCGGCTGCAGATCACCGCGAGCAAGCTGTTTCAAAATAATCAGCATGAAATTAAAAATTTACTGACACAAGTCATCGACGACGAAAACACATAA